The genomic interval caaagtgtgtgtgtgtgtgtgtgtgtgtgtgtgtttctgaagtgTTTGAGAGGAGAAATGTGCAGGACTGAGGGGTGGACAGAGGGAGGACAGATGACATAATAGGCTTATGTCCAAAGGCCAGtgtggccacacacacacactcacacacacactcactctttttGGAAGCTATAGTCTGTTAGTGTCTATTGTGCCTAGCGATGCTGAAAAAAATCCCCAAAATTATCAATAGAGATGATTCAGGGAATGATGTAAATGACTGAAAGGACGCATGTGATACTGActcaactctgtgtgtgtgtgtgtgtgtgtgtgtgtgtgtgtttgaaagctGAAGTCATCATTTTGAGAAACCCACAACTtctttaaagggcccatatcagGGTAGAGTGAGGTTCCTTGGCTGTTTTGAAAAAAAGTGTTATGACATCAACTGATTAATTTTAGCTCTGCGCATTCATCCTGAAGTTATACAGACTTTTACcaaccagccaatcagagcagagaTGATCTACATGTAGGTGATTTAAAAGCACAATAACATACAGCGTGTTTGATTATAAAGTCTTAGAGGGGTTGGAAATTTGTGCTGCTGGTCCTTTAAAAAAGTGAGCTCTATACAGCAGgtgttcactctctctttctctctctctctctctctcacacacaccctttcttctctctcacacacacatacacacacacacacacacacacaccctctctctctggctgaCCGAACAATCTTATGGTGGTGTATTTACACTAAAGCAGAGGCTTAACTAGTCACTGTACTTATTCTCACATGGTGTTTATATACTGGGCTTTGGCGCCCTCTAGTGACACACTAGATACACTGTTAAACCTACAGCACAGAACTACATTTACTCAtgctcagtcactcacacacacacacactactgctacattctcacacacactcattcactcacacctgtggacagtttcacacactcacccagtcactcacacactcacccagtcactcacacactcaccactgaggacagattcacacactcacccagtcactcacacactcacccagtcactcacacactcacagagtcactcacacactcacagagtcactctcacactcacacctgtggacacactctcccagtcactaacacctgTAGATTTATATGTgcagccaattcacctaccagcagatgttgttttaggactgtgagaggaaacctgagcaccaggaggaaacccacacagacacagagagaacacaccacactcctcacagacagtgacattCGTTTGAGCTCACAACGACAGGACCCTGCGGCTACGTTAAAGCAACATCCTCCCACTGCACAAAACCCCCTCGTGTAACAAAGGGGACCAAAGTGCGGACACTGGACGTCACAGAAAACCTTTACCACGGAATAAACAcctgtttaaaaatgttcaggAGGACAAGGCCCATCTCTCGTGTTCAATAACGCACCTTTGTTCAAGTGTAAAATGCTCATATGTCTCTgtaataaactgtaaataagagatttaaatgttgttttccCAGAAGAAGTACACGCTCCTCTGACACTCTCGGCTCCTTCACGTCAGACTGATCCActctgtttactgcatcattgttTTTATCCTTCCCTCGGTTCAGTGTCTCGCGTTTCTGGAGTGTGTGAATGCTCTGGGTTCTGTTCTGTACGTGTGCATGTACCAACACgaaacacactgtaacacactcgGGGAAATGGTGATTGTGATTTACATTTTGACTCCAACATCCACAGGCTtcactttataaataaacagtagTCGTTATATGAAGGGTGTTGAAATTCAGGTCGATGTCTGCCACATTTTGAGGGGTTTTTAGCTCAAACCTGGTTGTGTGAGTTGAATCACGTGTGTTTGAGCAGAGAAAACACCAACATGTGTCTCCCCTCTATACCTTATGCCCACAAAGCTCGGCCTCTAGGTTAATAACACCTGTCCCCTACTCTGACACCTGATCCCGCTCGAGGGGGGGGAGGGGGCTCACTGATCAGGGATGAGCTGGTAACTCCGCCCACGTGTGTCAGCACTGCTGAAGCTCTAatgcaggggtgggcaatcttatccgcaaagggctggtgtggctgctggtttttgttccaaccaaccaggaggtcacatgatcatttgttttactcaagtcaactaattaaaggagtgaaatcaggtgtgcttgagcctgaatggacttaaatccagcagccacaccggccctttgcggataagattgcccacccctgctctaATGTGTGCAGAGCAGAAACAGCTGAGGGAGCACAAACCTGTATTTTCCCGTTCTGACCTGAAGACCCTTCATACCACACCGCTGAGCCCCTCCCACGTCATTCACCAGATCATCACCAATCATtatcacctgagagagagagagagagagagagagaaagagagagagagtgcaaggaagagagtgcgagagagagagtgcaagagagagaaagcaagagagagagagagcaaaagagagagggagtgcaagagagagagagggagtgcaagagagagagagaaagtgtgagagagcaagcgagagagagagtgcaaaagagagagagaaagtgtgagagagcaagcgagagagagagtgcaaaaagagagcgagaattgaatacattttataagtggtcagaaacttgtaaataactcatgaaataataaagtgacgttaaaaccaagcacaccattgtttttcttgtgaagttcccaataagtttgatgtgtcacatgaccctcttcccattgaaacaacaaaagttggatccaaaatggccgacttcaaaatggccgccatggtcaccacccatcttgaaaagtttcccccctcccatatactaatgtgccacaaacaggaaattactatcaccaaccattcccattttattaaggtgtctccatataaatggcccacactgTACAGTATTTATGTGAAGTGATGTTGATGGTAAACAGTGTTTCTAAACGTCCTGTTCAGTTCACACCGATGAATATGCGGTCGCTGCAGGCTGTGGGGCTGGAGTGGAAGGTGCGTGGAAAGCAATTAAatgctgtgctgctgctgtctGTCAGGAAGCGAATGGATCTGAAGGGTAATTCTGAGCGACAACAGAAGTCAGTTGGTATCGCAACGTGGGTAACGTTACTGTCGCTCACAGTAGGGACCAGGGTTCGACTCCCAGCTCCGGCAGGAACAGTACACAATGGCAGTAGCCTACAGCCGTACCGTGATTAACAAACGACTGTGTGTCTTACCTCATGAGGCTGGAGGCCCATGTCAGTCAGAACACTCTGGAAGAACATGGGGGCGGGTTTCCCAACCACTTCAGCCTCTACATCACAGGCATACtgtaaagcacacacacacacacacacacttgccatCAGAGTGCATCCCTTCCCAAGCCTAAGAGACCCTGACTAAACAttgtatttgaattatattctCAGTGTGATGCGGCAGGCCCCtgccccacagctccagggtcctgagtgTGTAAagcagtccacaggtgtgagtgtgtgatgccctctAATGGAAACAAGTTACCTACAGaacctctgacacatccaggccactaggtgtcagtgtaacagtGCTCCTGTATGTGTTATGTTTGTCGTATCACCCGCTGCTAACTGGAACGCTGTGTTTTCAGGggcacacagtgtaaatgtagatGTTCTGCAACAGTGCGAGGGTCAGGTTTCATCACAGAGTTGTGTCTCAAAGCTTTGGGTGTGGATCCAATTTGGGTTTCTAGTTTAATGCCCGTTCTGACCTCCTGCTCCTGCTCAGAGGAAAGGAATGACAACGAAAACACTCAAATGTCAGAGCACCAGGGGAACACCTTTGTTTTTATAAACCGGCTTTTATTAAACACTGGGTGTTGCTTGGAAGCTTTTCCTATAACACAACGAAGGAGAATGGGGTGTGTTATTGggcacagagagaaacacagcctgtgtgcgtgtgtgtgtgtgtgtgtgtgtttgtctaggGATTAAGTTGTTTAATGAGTGTACGCTATGTTATGTACCTGGTATGTGCGAGGTTCATCCCAGGTATCTCCAAAATAAGTCAGTGACACTTACGATTCATAAGGTCACGttcatatttaaatgtggatctagagcccaccaacccgcacactgtgaaacaagacctcccagagtgagagacagagagagagagagagacagagagagagagacagagagcgagaaagacagagacagagagacagagagagagagcgagagagagacagagagagagagcgagagagacagagagagagagcgagagagagacagagagagagagcgagagagagacagagagagagagagacagagagacagagagagagcgagagagagagcgagagagagcgagagcgagagagagacagagagagagagcgagagagagacagagagagagacagagagagagagcgagagagagacagagaaagagagcgagagagagacagagagagagagcgagagagagacagcgagagagagacagcgagagagagacagcgggagagcgagagagacagagaaacagagacagagacagagagagcgagaaacagagacagagagagagagcgagagagagacagagagacagagaaacagagacagagagagcgagaaacagagacagagagagagagagacagagagcgagagagacagacagagagagacagagagacagagagagagagcgagaaacagagacagaaagagagagagcgagaaacagagacagagagagagagattgagattgtgctctgcctgagtcagaaaaccctgactaaaacgagtcgttctgattctgcgccgcttctgacgtcaagtgcagagactttagaatggccccgccccctcgtctgagtctgtccaatcacagcgctggacccgtgtttacgtgagagcgcaaagacgaggttaaaacagacaacgagcgcggagaaataaggtCATTTATATTTTACCGCTCATTCCCTCGTGAAATGTCCACACGAACTAAAGAGGAACAGCTGTGTTCAAAGGATATTGttggttttctttggacagtgatgatatccACTACACTATGTATAAGCTCACTTCTATCTATCAGCTATATTCACCTCCAGTGCTTTCATGTACGCTCCAACATCCAGCTTCAGGCCGTCCGTCTCTTTATAGTAGCGTCTGGGAGAGAACAGGGGTTAGAACAGGGTGTGTTTACAGGACGTTTTTACACTGTTCAGTTTAAATAAAGGATGCACACCAGGATAAACAAATATGTTTGATTCCTTCTGTTTAACAGCCTCTCCCTGTCTGCCCTTacatttgtctgtctgtctgtctgtctccccctccaggtgtgtccctgccttgcgcccggtgagtccaggtaggctcctgactCACTGAACCCCTGAACTGGAGGAGCACTAGGACTGTGCCGTATCATATCCTTCGTGAGaaaatatcatcatcatttttaaaatggtataAAACGTCTAAATCATGATAacagtgatattctgacttgtttacgcaATGACATGCTGTCACCTGTAATACGGCCTACGTTCTTTACGTGAGggatttacacacagtgaagtgcggtggaaagtggctctgaggtgaAAGAGGAGTAACTTGTATAAAAAAACTGATGTACAATAAACgagtgtaaaaatatattttacttaatAAAGTTAAtagtaatataattttttttgcaatagtgtgtttttgtagtaaattaaagtttgttttgttcgtatcgccaagaatatcgttatcgtcaaaataccctgaaatatcgtgatattattttatggcagtatcgcccacccctaataagcgcttacagacaattaatgacatccatccatctatctatctatctatctatctatctatctatctatccatccatccacccatccatccatccatccatccacccacccatccatccatctatccatccatccatccatccacccatctatccatccatccatccatccatccacccacccatctatccatccatccatccatccatccatctatccatccatccatctatccatccatccatccatccagccacccacccatccatccatccatccacccacccatccatttatccatccacccacccatctatctatccatccatctatccacccatccatccatccatccacccatctatccatccacccacccatccatccatccatccatccacccatctatccatccatccatccacccacccatccatccatccatccacccatctatccatccatccatccatctatccatccatccatccacccacccatctatccatccatctatccatccatccatccatccagccACCCACCCATCCATTTATCCATCCACCCAcccatctatctatccatccatctatccatctgtccaactatctatccatccatccatctatccatccatctatccatccatccatccatccagccacccacccatccatccatccacccacccatccatttatccatccacccacccatctatctatccatccatctatccacccatccatccatccatccacccatctatccatccatccatccacccacccatccatccatccatccatccacccatctatccatccatccatccacccacccatccatccatccatccacccatctatccatccatccatccatctatccatccatccatccatccatccacccacccatctatccatccatctatccatccatccatccatccagccacccacccatccatccacccacccatccatttatccatccacccacccatctatccatccatccatctatccatctgtccaactatctatccatccatctatctatctatctatccatccatccatctaatcatccatctatccatccatccatctatctatccatctatctatctatccatccatctatctatcatttcatcatcatttatatttgtatagATAGAATAACTAAATATAtgatggaaatatatatatattcacctgtgtgtctgagtgtatCTGTTCTTACCCTCTGCCCATAGAGAAGAGCACTGGTCGGTTCAGTCCAATCAGAATCTGGAAAGCAGTGTTCATGTTGTGATAGGAGAAATTATCTGCAGCGTCGCCGATAACCACGCAGTTCGGGTCACTCTTCTCCACGCTGTCGAACTCTGGCACCACatctatataatataatacaacacacacacacacacacacacacacacacacacacacacacacacacagtgtgagcaAACCATTCACTAATGCATGGTTTGTACAGGATTAGACTGTTCACACTTGTTTGATAGTaaattatgatgtgtgtgtgtgtgtgtgtgtatgtgtatgtgtgtgtgtgtgtgtgtgtgtgtgttagtaccATCATGCACCAGCAGGTGTGGTCTGAGGTGGCGCTGTTTGAGGATGGAGACCACAGCCGGAGCAGGAGAGAACACCTCACTGACCTCAATCTCGAAACCCATCCTCCTCAGCTTTGCCACAAACTTCTCTCGAGTCGCCTGGGTCTCGTTCGTGCAGAAACGCAGCTGAAGATCCGATGCCTTCAGCCTGCAGCAGACACTCTGTGTTAAGGCTTCCTCTCAGAGCAGTGCTCCACCAAGTTACCTCTGAATTAATATTCAGTGCATCTTGTAATCTTTacctggaacactgctgtgagtatgtgatggcattcagcaCTAAAAGATTTGTAAGGTCATGGTGCAGAGCAATTATAGCTCATCTCAAGAGCCATGTttatccagagaacacagttctgctgTTCCATGTCCCAGGGCTGGGGGTTAAAACCCCTCTAGTTAATGTCTGGCCATTACCAAATTCTATTACAAGCTTTTCTAGGAGAAATGCTGTGTCCACAGTAGGTGCTTCTTAAAATAGTTATGAATTCCCTAGTGAACTCCCTATATTCACTTAAAAGTAGTATCCCAGTAAACAaagaacgtccctggacgttcaaaagaggtctaaaagtagtctgtccgtcaaggacatatattaaacgtcaatggacgtccaaaatccatcttaataagttagttaagtggtgaccaattaaaaacgtcagtggacgtccaaaatacgtctaatagtcgtcttttcaatgtctgtgtttggacgtcttttaaacggtcattttcaaccttaagagaacgttgattagacggcagtcattacgttatttcaacgttgaatcaacggataaatgtttactgggtcaCTACAGGTGCTCTTCATTTGGAAcacttaaattattttatatatatatatatatatatatatatatatatacttctaAACCCTAGTGCCCTAGTTGTTAAGCGTGTTCCCTTCTTCGTGCCCTAGTTAGGGCGCTTGCGCGCTGTTTGGAGCGCCCCCTCCTGTTAGAACTACCTTCTGTCTTTCCTCTATTCTCTGGACTCGTTTATTTCTCTGAGTGCTTTCACCTTTTCACCGCCGCCACGGAGCCGTCAATGGGCACCC from Hoplias malabaricus isolate fHopMal1 chromosome 3, fHopMal1.hap1, whole genome shotgun sequence carries:
- the lhpp gene encoding phospholysine phosphohistidine inorganic pyrophosphate phosphatase isoform X2; its protein translation is MASEKWPESVRSIKGVILDMCGVLYDSGEGGGVPIDGSVAAVKRLKASDLQLRFCTNETQATREKFVAKLRRMGFEIEVSEVFSPAPAVVSILKQRHLRPHLLVHDDVVPEFDSVEKSDPNCVVIGDAADNFSYHNMNTAFQILIGLNRPVLFSMGRGRYYKETDGLKLDVGAYMKALEYACDVEAEVVGKPAPMFFQSVLTDMGLQPHEVIMIGDDLVNDVGGAQRCGMKGLQVRTGKYRPSDERHPTVTADGYVDNLAAAVEAILQHRGK
- the lhpp gene encoding phospholysine phosphohistidine inorganic pyrophosphate phosphatase isoform X1, with translation MASEKWPESVRSIKGVILDMCGVLYDSGEGGGVPIDGSVAAVKRLKASDLQLRFCTNETQATREKFVAKLRRMGFEIEVSEVFSPAPAVVSILKQRHLRPHLLVHDDVVPEFDSVEKSDPNCVVIGDAADNFSYHNMNTAFQILIGLNRPVLFSMGRGRYYKETDGLKLDVGAYMKALEYACDVEAEVVGKPAPMFFQSVLTDMGLQPHEVIMIGDDLVNDVGGAQRCGMKGLQVRTGKYSSASCTERGRTVPSERGRPTCCTSLHVNPDFPLNGE